Proteins found in one Aethina tumida isolate Nest 87 chromosome 1, icAetTumi1.1, whole genome shotgun sequence genomic segment:
- the LOC109606476 gene encoding chondroitin proteoglycan 2, whose protein sequence is MMKTLILFFTTLCYITQTWCYTVTSQSKELDFPIQTLNRENDNTFTRITKNISKIIHCPTGTKFSASEMICVFQDSFETDPSSTNKLTDCEQSQNGATQPNPDNCRSFILCGPSGAYEMDCPANLIFNKDLGVCDFPQTHCCCEYKEKRPSILTNYM, encoded by the coding sequence gttACATTACCCAAACATGGTGTTATACTGTGACATCCCAAAGCAAGGAATTGGATTTTCCCATTCAGACCTTGAACAGAGAAAATGACAACACTTTTACCAGAATTACCAAAAACATATCCAAAATAATTCACTGTCCGACTGGTACTAAATTCAGCGCATCTGAAATGATATGTGTCTTCCAGGATTCGTTCGAAACGGATCCTTCATCAACAAACAAACTAACTGATTGTGAACAAAGTCAAAACGGCGCAACACAGCCCAATCCAGATAATTGTAGATCCTTTATACTATGCGGTCCATCTGGTGCCTACGAAATGGACTGTCCGGCCAATTTGATCTTCAACAAGGACCTGGGAGTGTGCGATTTTCCTCAAACCCACTGCTGTTGTGAATACAAAGAAAAAAGACCaagtattttaacaaattacatgtaa